From the genome of Bacteroidota bacterium:
TTATTAGCAATAACATCCGCACTTGCTACCGTTACGAGTGAATTGACATCAAATGTATCGTCGGCAAATATGATTGTTCCGCTGGTAATTGTTTTGGCACAGCATTCTGCTTTTCAAGCAGCGATTGCTGCAACGATGGCAGCATCACTTGGCTTTATGCTCCCAATTTCTACGCCAACCAATGCGATTGTTTACAGTTCCGGATATGTTCCGCTCGGTAAAATGATCCGGTATGGACTGTTGCTTGATTTGGTAGGATTTGTGATTATTGTAGCAGGGATTTCGCTGCTAATCTAATGAAGGAGTAAATTAAACAGTAAACGTAATAATTTATTTTTGAAAATTATGGTCACGCTCAAATTTGACCATTTCAAATTTCCATTGACGAATAAAATTTTGGAAGTGTTCATTAGCTCTGATTTGTTCAAGAAAGATATTTTTTTTGATATCTTTCAAATGTAGAAGAGGACCTCTATATCGTGTATCCTTTTTTTGTCTCATTCTAGCCCCCTAGAATAGTATGTTAAAAAATTCTCTCTTCTTATTGAATGTTTGTAATAACTATTGAGAAAATTTATTGCGTTGACTTTACATTTTCCTCATGTTTTGCCATTGCATCACCCCACTGTTTAATAAATTCCTGAAAAACAGGGCTGTTATATACTCTATCCATAATTCGTTCTTTTTCTTCATCATGAATACGTACCGAAGATTGCGGGAAAATCGGCTTTATTTGGGGGATAAAAAATGTGTTCATAACGATCCTTTCTTGTATTGATGCTATTAAGAATTGCAACATATCTGCCAAGAAAGAATGGCCTTTTTTACGCAAATTTAGGGGGAAAGTAATGGAAGATTTTGAAATTTCTACAAACAACAAATTGATGGGTTTAATTGAACGATATTTTGCAATTATTCACTGATGTTATGCAAAGACTGAAAATTCTTCTTATCTCGTCCTCGACGAGTCGAGTCGTCGACCTAAAGGGACTCTCAATTTGGAAATCGTAATGTACTACAAATATTACGCGCCTACGGCGCATCTTAAAACCGATAAAATAATGAATTAATTCGTTTATTCCGTTGTCCCGGTAGGGACAAGATATTTTTAGGAGATCAAGCAAATCAATTTTCAAGTCCCGTCAGGGATGAAATATTCTTTCATTAATAAGCATGTGCGTAACATCAGTTATTCATTAGAAATATTAGGCACATGATAGAAGAAAACAATACGGCAAAAAAAAATCTTCAATAAAACGATTGTTTTACCCTTAATTGATTTTTTTTAAACAAGGACTGACGCCTAAAAAACTATCGCTCTGCATAGTTTTAGGTTTTATATTGGGGATATTTCCAGTGATTGGGTTCTACAACATTGCTTTGCACAATTGTCCATTGGTATTTCGATTAAACATGCCTGCCGTACAACTCATCAATTATTTTTCATACCCACTTCAACTGCTTCTTTATATACCTTTTCTTCGTATAGGTGAGTTTCTCTTTCATCAATCACCAATCCCTATCGATCTATTACAAATTTATATTATGTTACAGTTAGATGTATTCGGTACAATTCAATCATTAGGGTGAGCAAATATGAGGGAATAAGTTGCGTGATGTATTTTTGCTTTTCCGACCGGCGTAGTGATGTATTATGGTTTAGTTTTTATATTCACCCACCTCTCTCTACGCAAATAAACTAAAGATGTATTGCAATAGATGATTTATCGATGTTGCAAAACCTTTTTATATGTCTCAATTGTTTTTTCCGCAGTATTGTTCCAGGAAAACATTTTTGCTCTTTCGAATCCTTTCTGCACCATTTCATTTCTAGTTTCGGGATTATTTAGAATACTTCTTACAACAATTTCTAGACTCTCATTATTATCTGGTTCAAAATAAGCCGCGGCTTCTCCGCCAACTTCCGGCAGAGAACTTCTATTACTTAAGATAACGGGAGCGCCACAGGTGAATGCTTCAACGATCGGAATTCCAAATCCTTCATACAATGAAGGATATACAAATGCTTTGGCTTTAGAGTACAACAATGCAAGTGACTCATCGCTTACATTTATTTGACGGATATTTTTAGACAATCCCAATTGTTCAATATTTTTCTGCTCTTGCAAAGAAAATGTTCCTCCACCAGCACATATTACAAAAAGGTTGTGTGAATCCTTCATGATAGACTTCATTGAACGTAAAAAAAACATAAAATTCTTGTATGTATTTCTTGCTCCGACATAAAGAATGAATTCTTTTGGGGGAGGAAATGATAACATCATTGACGCATTCACAACGATATCAGTCGCCAAAGGGATTACATCAATAGAGGATTCAGGAATCTCAAGAATTCTTACGATGTCTTTTTTAGTATACTCGGATATAGCAATAATACGGGCAGCTTTTTTAGCTAATGCTTTTTTGTTTTTAATCGTAAAATCAAATGGATGAAATGATCCCGGATATATTTCATGAGCCATATCGTAAATCGTCAAAACAAATGGCACGGCGCCAATATCGTTCAAAAAATATTGGTGATAATATGTCGGGTGAAATATATCCGGCGGGGGACGTTTAGCGTATTCTTTTTTAAAATATAATTGATTCAAGACACGGATAATTTCATTCCGACCTTTAAAACGGTATTTACCGAAGAAAGGTGTTGGATTAAAATTGCCGACCTCATGGAGATAAGCATTGTTGGAAAACTTAACTATTAGGTCGGCTTGAATAGAAGCATTTTGAGAAAAGATTTTCAAAAGTCTCGAATAATATCGAGAAATACCGCCATATTCCTGAAATGAAAATACTTGGTGATCAAACAGTACATTCATAGTTAATTTTTTTTAAAGCGAGATCCGTTGATTTTGAGAATACAAAGAATCCGATTTGGTTTTACTTCCTAATGCCACTTTTATGAACGAAGGGATACCAACCAAAGAAACCTTAAGTAAAATATTAAAAATAGAATTATTAATACGCTTGGAAGTGATCATATGAAAACTTTTGCCATTTGTATAGAAATTTCTCTGATTTTTTTTTGCCATAAACTGTAAAGATTCTAACGAATAGAGAGCAATGTGTTGTCCGTGAGAAAAATAATAATATTCCCAGTTGTCCGGCAGCGGTGCATTATGATCAAACGTTTCCGTGGAAAAAATGATAGAGTCCGAAAATGAAAGCATTGTTTCTAATTCTTTTTGCGGGTCCAGGAAATGCTCAAAGCATTCAAATGATGTTACTGCCTCATATTGTTGATCCAACCCGTCTATATGTTCAAAGCCTCGAGCAAAAATGTTATCAGTAAAAGGATCCTTCCAGAAGAAATCAAATCCATAATCACGCATCAAACGAACGAACAGTCCATATCCCCCACCATAATCAAGGAACTTTGCCTTACGATCAAATAAACTGTAGAGTAAGATACTTGTTCTTTTCGAGAATAATAAATTTCGTTGTACTAATCCGGTATCTTCAATGTTAATAGAATTTTCATACGCCTCTTTTAACCAGTGAGGTTCTTCGGTTTGAATAAACTTACACCGTGGGCATTGAAAATAATCAACATCATATTTTTGCAAGATTTTTTTACGAAATAATTTTTCGACTGCTGTTCCACAAATCTTACAAATCATTCTTGTTTTTCCTTTATACTAAAAGACTTCAAGTGTATTGGCGAAGGAGTCTCAATAATTTACGGAATTTATTGGGATTCAAGTATTTAGCATAAGTATAGTTATCTGCTACTAAATCCACAGTTATACCTTTGGGATGGGTGATGACATGTAGAGGTACTGTCGGACGGTTTGCCATCGGGTCTGAATGGTTAAATGTGTGTGTAGCACCCAAATCAAATCCTACATTTGAAACTAAATTATTATTGGGAATTATCGTTAAACCATTATTGGTACTTACAGTATACATCCATTGAATATCCCAAGTGTCTTTGTTATTGGCATACACTAAATCGAAATTTTTCAACCAAAATCTTTTTGCCTTCTCATCCGGAAATATTTTATCAAATTGGTGATTCTTCATCATATCCGGAAAAGTTGGGATAGAAACATCATATTTTTCCCATGCTCTTCGCCATGTTGCCCATCCCCACACATGAGTAATAGCTGAAAAATAATAACTTGCATCCCCTCGAATAATTCCATCTTGAAAATTTGTCCCTCCGATATGCATAACGATTTCATCATTGCGATAGTGCTGCAACATTTTCTCGCAAAACTGAAAAAAACTTGGATCAGGCAAACAATCATCTTCAAGAATTATTCCTTCCTCTTCATGCTCAAAGAACCAATTGATCCCAGAACTTACACCAACTTTGCATCCTAAATTAATCTCGCTAAAACGGGTTTTTACTTCACATTCCCAATCTACTTTTTCAATGATTTTCCGAGTAGTATCGCAAAGTGTTTTTTCGTTTTCTTTGTTAGTCCTTGGACCATCTGCGGAGACATAAAGATATTTCGGTCGAATTTCGCGGATCCGTTGAAATACTTTAGCAGTAGATTGGGGTCGGTTAAAGATTAAAAAAAGGATGGGAGTATAAATAATAACTATTTCTCCATTGTAATTGTTTAAATTCCTAAATGAAAATAAATCAATATTTTCCTTTTCGTAAACGGTGAAAATAGGAATAAAATTATTTTTTTAACCCTATCAATAATTGAAATATTGGGATATCGAAATTCTCTCCAATTACTTATTCGAAGATATTTCCAATAAATATGTTTTCGGGGATGGCAACTAAGATAGTCCCAAGGCTTTGACGAACCAGTATAATGAATTATACACGGATCATTAAGCGCTTCCAAGAGATCATTTGGGGAATAACACTGCAATAATGTATTAATATCTTTCTCCCAAAATGCTGATTGTTGATTCCATTTAGGTTTTATAGGGAGCCAACTTGCAAAGAGAATGGCATTCAAAGCATCCTGATCCCAAAACAATAATTTAGCATTTTGTTTCCTTATGTAATCAACGAGTAATGACGTAATATTATTTTTGCGCCACGCTTTAAGATTTATTAAGAGCACTCCTGCATTGAAGTACAATGAATTAGAAAATAACCCAAGTCTTTCATTGTGATTAAATGTTGGCTCTTGAATTGCAGCTATAATGTGGTCATCAACGTTTGTTTTCCACAAATCAATAACAGATTTTGTTATGATCATATCTGCGTCAAGGTAAAGAAGTTTTTCAATATTATTTGACAATATGGAAGGCATTAGCAGCCTATAATAGGTTGCTGTTGAAACATGATGACTGATAAAGAAACCTTCCACATCG
Proteins encoded in this window:
- a CDS encoding class I SAM-dependent methyltransferase, coding for MICKICGTAVEKLFRKKILQKYDVDYFQCPRCKFIQTEEPHWLKEAYENSINIEDTGLVQRNLLFSKRTSILLYSLFDRKAKFLDYGGGYGLFVRLMRDYGFDFFWKDPFTDNIFARGFEHIDGLDQQYEAVTSFECFEHFLDPQKELETMLSFSDSIIFSTETFDHNAPLPDNWEYYYFSHGQHIALYSLESLQFMAKKNQRNFYTNGKSFHMITSKRINNSIFNILLKVSLVGIPSFIKVALGSKTKSDSLYSQNQRISL
- a CDS encoding glycosyltransferase family 8 protein — its product is MNNIIHIACAADNSYAQHLGVMITSLCENNRDQKLHIHFFSVDFSPDNLQSVRKLLNQYNMVFSFHPIHPNDVEGFFISHHVSTATYYRLLMPSILSNNIEKLLYLDADMIITKSVIDLWKTNVDDHIIAAIQEPTFNHNERLGLFSNSLYFNAGVLLINLKAWRKNNITSLLVDYIRKQNAKLLFWDQDALNAILFASWLPIKPKWNQQSAFWEKDINTLLQCYSPNDLLEALNDPCIIHYTGSSKPWDYLSCHPRKHIYWKYLRISNWREFRYPNISIIDRVKKIILFLFSPFTKRKILIYFHLGI
- a CDS encoding glycosyltransferase family 1 protein, with the translated sequence MNVLFDHQVFSFQEYGGISRYYSRLLKIFSQNASIQADLIVKFSNNAYLHEVGNFNPTPFFGKYRFKGRNEIIRVLNQLYFKKEYAKRPPPDIFHPTYYHQYFLNDIGAVPFVLTIYDMAHEIYPGSFHPFDFTIKNKKALAKKAARIIAISEYTKKDIVRILEIPESSIDVIPLATDIVVNASMMLSFPPPKEFILYVGARNTYKNFMFFLRSMKSIMKDSHNLFVICAGGGTFSLQEQKNIEQLGLSKNIRQINVSDESLALLYSKAKAFVYPSLYEGFGIPIVEAFTCGAPVILSNRSSLPEVGGEAAAYFEPDNNESLEIVVRSILNNPETRNEMVQKGFERAKMFSWNNTAEKTIETYKKVLQHR